One Engraulis encrasicolus isolate BLACKSEA-1 chromosome 5, IST_EnEncr_1.0, whole genome shotgun sequence DNA segment encodes these proteins:
- the LOC134449429 gene encoding serine/threonine-protein kinase pim-1-like: MPARKRLKTYPATPQRTCHQRLPHSHPQSEVFLGRSSAGVSGQANQEAPPANQDRGSRKRPRCNSNSNTTVSAPTTSNSTRPSSAVSSKRKRDSTTDSVKSPSFEDLEDEVSKKICAETPEGTFTFKYSVGEQLGSGGYGSVYEGTRKSDGEQVAIKYILKRRAPKYITMPDGKKLPLEVALMTLVSQPEACPNIVQLLDWYDCGKFFILVLERPSLYIDLFDACLMITGYILAEDVVQKLMRQLVHALIHCRDHGVFHRDVKQENILVNLDDWTLKLIDFGCGDLLKEDYRGLCGTERFIPPEMFQHRRYKAAPTTTWSLGVLLFELVSGNVAFHNSEETVSHQPEFPEHLSEACKDLISWCLRKEPEERPTLEGILTHEWMTTNRS; the protein is encoded by the exons atgccagctCGGAAACGTCTAAAAACGTACCCAG CCACACCCCAGCGGACATGCCACCAGAGGTTACCCCATAGCCATCCCCAAAGTGAGGTATTCTTGGGGCGATCTTCTGCTGGAGTCTCTGGCCAGGCAAACCAGGAAGCCCCTCCTGCGAACCAAGACAGAGGCAGCAGGAAGAGGCCTAggtgcaacagcaacagcaacacaacAGTGTCCGCACCCACCACCAGCAACAGCACCAGGCCAAGCTCTGCCGTCTCCTCAAAGAGGAAGAGGGACAGCACCACTGATTCAGTAAAGAGCCCTTCTTTTGAGGACCTAGAGGATGAGGTGTCCAAGAAGATTTGCGCTGAAACCCCTGAAG GCACTTTCACCTTCAAGTACTCTGTGGGAGAGCAGCTTGGCTCCGGTGGATATGGTTCAGTGTACGAAGGCACCAGGAAGTCTGATGGAGAACAG GTGGCCATAAAGTACATATTGAAGCGGAGGGCACCGAAATATATCACAATG CCTGATGGCAAGAAGCTGCCTTTGGAGGTGGCCTTGATGACTCTGGTGTCCCAGCCCGAGGCGTGCCCTAACATCGTGCAACTGCTGGACTGGTACGACTGCGGCAAGTTCTTCATCCTGGTCCTGGAGCGCCCCAGTCTGTACATCGACCTGTTTGACGCCTGCCTGATGATAACTGGCTACATACTCGCAGAGGACGTGGTGCAGAAGCTCATGAGGCAGCTCGTCCACGCCCTCATCCACTGTCGCGACCACGGCGTGTTTCACCGCGACGTGAAACAAGAAAACATCCTGGTCAACCTGGATGATTGGACTCTGAAGCTGATAGACTTTGGTTGTGGTGACCTTCTGAAAGAGGACTACAGAGGGCTGTGCG GTACCGAGAGGTTTATCCCACCCGAGATGTTTCAGCACAGACGCTACAAGGCGGCCCCGACTACCACATGGTCACTGGGCGTGCTGCTCTTTGAGCTGGTCTCTGGTAACGTGGCCTTTCACAACAGCGAAGAAACCGTGTCTCACCAGCCGGAGTTTCCAGAGCATCTGTCTGAAG CATGTAAGGACCTCATCAGCTGGTGCTTGAGGAAGGAGCCAGAGGAAAGACCCACTCTGGAGGGCATACTGACGCATGAGTGGATGACCACCAATCGCTCGTAA
- the bola1 gene encoding bolA-like protein 1, producing the protein MLSSAVRTVRPILGPLTSSSSRTLAHHRHLPQMDQARPVETSIRTKLTEALGPTHLEVLNESHMHAVPPGSESHFRVLVVSERFEGLSLLQRHRLVNEAVRDELSSRVHALAIQAKTPQQWDSNPSLAKSPGCMGGSKHDQTVADKLKAGRD; encoded by the coding sequence ATGCTGTCCAGCGCCGTCCGCACCGTTCGTCCCATCCTCggccccctcacctcctcctcctcccggacACTAGCACACCACCGCCACCTCCCGCAGATGGACCAGGCCCGGCCCGTGGAGACCTCCATCCGGACCAAGCTGACGGAGGCCCTGGGCCCGACCCACCTGGAGGTGCTGAACGAGAGCCACATGCATGCAGTGCCGCCGGGCTCCGAGTCGCACTTCCGTGTGCTGGTGGTGAGCGAGCGCTTCGAGGGCCTGTCGCTGCTGCAGCGCCACCGCCTGGTCAACGAGGCGGTGCGCGACGAGCTGAGCAGCCGGGTGCACGCGCTGGCCATCCAGGCCAAGACGCCGCAGCAGTGGGACAGCAACCCCAGCCTGGCCAAGAGCCCCGGATGCATGGGAGGCTCCAAGCACGACCAGACCGTGGCCGACAAGCTGAAGGCCGGCAGAGACTGA